The Leptolyngbya sp. 'hensonii' genome has a segment encoding these proteins:
- a CDS encoding glycosyltransferase family 4 protein encodes MNFHNSAASSDLLAYLSFDTVPAPKGAAIHIGAFVQSLAQGFGSVQLVTVSATPERTTAEPWPQVSQTALPAIGKTLIDRVLHFRQELGIWLQGRRFQVIHIRSIYEGFPIVQHKSRWCDFLVFEVNGLPSIELKYRYPDVVDDRELMQKLLAQEQICLEAADLIITPSRVTRAYLEGRGVAPGKIRVIPNGVDLEIFQYQAPLISRSLEMDLICASQIHDSQIHDSQIHDSQIRDKSRIYGVLYFGTLAGWQGVGLAVEALGLFCRDFPGDLTIVGPSRPSQVAGLRQLAQKLDLTDRVQILGPMTQAELVGQMHQAAAIVAPLTANDRNQGQGCCPLKILEAMASGTPVIATDLPVVRELGRDGEHFLLVKPGSAKGIKDAMVQLQTEPDLGSRLSQAARQRIEHHYTWQQAGAALIKAYEGLGIRRAITD; translated from the coding sequence ATGAATTTTCATAATTCTGCGGCATCTTCAGACCTGCTGGCCTACCTTTCCTTTGATACCGTACCGGCTCCCAAGGGCGCAGCCATCCATATCGGGGCTTTTGTGCAGTCCCTGGCTCAGGGCTTTGGATCGGTCCAACTGGTCACAGTCTCAGCAACCCCAGAGCGAACCACGGCAGAACCCTGGCCTCAGGTCAGTCAGACAGCCCTACCCGCGATCGGCAAAACCCTTATTGATCGGGTACTCCATTTTCGGCAGGAATTGGGCATCTGGCTCCAGGGCCGACGGTTTCAAGTGATTCATATCCGCTCCATCTATGAAGGGTTTCCGATCGTCCAGCACAAATCCCGTTGGTGCGATTTTCTGGTATTTGAGGTAAATGGACTGCCCTCGATCGAGTTGAAGTACCGCTATCCGGATGTGGTGGACGATCGAGAGCTGATGCAGAAACTGCTGGCTCAGGAACAGATCTGTCTGGAGGCTGCAGATCTGATTATTACCCCGAGTCGGGTGACTCGGGCCTATCTGGAGGGGCGGGGGGTGGCTCCGGGGAAAATTCGGGTCATCCCGAATGGGGTGGATCTGGAGATTTTCCAGTATCAGGCTCCTCTGATCAGCAGGAGTCTGGAGATGGACCTGATCTGCGCCTCTCAGATCCATGACTCTCAGATCCATGACTCTCAGATCCATGACTCTCAGATCCGCGATAAATCGCGGATTTACGGGGTTCTGTACTTTGGGACGCTGGCGGGCTGGCAGGGGGTGGGGCTGGCGGTGGAGGCCCTGGGGCTGTTCTGTCGGGACTTTCCGGGGGATCTGACGATCGTGGGGCCATCTCGCCCCTCCCAGGTGGCGGGCTTGCGACAACTGGCACAAAAATTAGATCTGACCGATCGGGTTCAGATTCTCGGTCCCATGACTCAGGCGGAACTGGTGGGCCAGATGCACCAGGCTGCTGCAATCGTGGCTCCTCTGACCGCGAACGATCGCAACCAGGGGCAGGGCTGCTGTCCGCTCAAAATTCTGGAGGCGATGGCGTCTGGCACACCGGTCATTGCCACGGATCTGCCAGTGGTGCGGGAGTTGGGCCGGGATGGGGAGCATTTTCTGCTGGTCAAACCGGGTTCTGCCAAGGGGATCAAGGATGCGATGGTGCAGCTCCAAACTGAACCAGACCTGGGCAGCAGACTCTCCCAGGCCGCCCGTCAGCGGATCGAACACCACTACACCTGGCAGCAGGCTGGGGCAGCCCTGATCAAAGCTTATGAAGGGCTGGGGATTAGGCGAGCGATCACGGACTGA
- a CDS encoding glycosyltransferase family 4 protein has protein sequence MTRLLFLAERFPPDIGGLAVSADRITQALCQLGLEVDVLVWSRYLQPGEVRPPDPEAQPWLPQIYRVGLYRNWDMSMPHTVNVLDWLHQTRQYDAVWGHYLFPAGFLAVWFGTLKGLPSTVSVRGNDLDRGLFPPGDFARLQWTLERASLVTSVSQDLAHKIRCLTQRQDVLVIQNAVDMDVFQAIDSPTASHRAALGIAPDEVVLGFSGELRQKKGQAFLLRALAMVQQHRPACLLLIGEVRPSQDGALQAFAAQYPEAAQRIIVTGHLTEPAAVAQHLRLCDLYLQPSLWEGMPNALLEAMACGCAVIASDAGGIPEIIDHGQNGFLLARSQLHHLGEAVLEFLALDAATRDRIRQAAQARIQAEFSPEQERQRLQSVIARLIPSPS, from the coding sequence ATGACTCGTCTCCTCTTCTTGGCGGAACGCTTCCCCCCGGATATCGGTGGATTAGCCGTAAGTGCCGATCGGATCACCCAGGCGCTCTGTCAGTTGGGCCTGGAGGTGGATGTCCTGGTCTGGAGTCGTTACCTGCAACCGGGGGAAGTTCGCCCCCCAGATCCAGAGGCCCAGCCCTGGCTGCCCCAGATCTACCGGGTGGGACTCTACCGTAACTGGGATATGTCTATGCCCCATACCGTGAATGTACTGGATTGGCTGCATCAGACCCGTCAGTACGATGCTGTCTGGGGCCATTACCTCTTTCCCGCCGGGTTTCTAGCCGTTTGGTTTGGGACTTTGAAGGGGCTACCCAGTACGGTCAGTGTGCGGGGGAATGATCTCGATCGGGGACTCTTTCCGCCCGGGGATTTTGCCCGCCTACAGTGGACCCTGGAGCGGGCCTCTCTGGTGACATCAGTCAGCCAGGATCTGGCCCATAAAATCCGCTGTCTGACCCAGCGGCAGGATGTGCTGGTGATTCAGAACGCCGTGGATATGGATGTGTTTCAAGCAATTGACTCCCCTACTGCTTCCCACCGGGCCGCCCTTGGGATTGCCCCGGATGAAGTGGTGCTCGGCTTTTCTGGTGAACTGCGGCAGAAGAAGGGGCAGGCGTTTCTGCTGCGGGCGCTAGCGATGGTGCAGCAACATCGTCCAGCCTGCCTATTGCTGATTGGTGAAGTCAGGCCCAGTCAGGACGGAGCCCTGCAGGCTTTCGCAGCCCAATATCCAGAGGCTGCCCAACGTATCATTGTCACGGGCCATTTGACCGAACCAGCAGCCGTTGCCCAGCATCTGCGCCTCTGTGATCTGTATCTCCAACCCTCTCTCTGGGAGGGCATGCCCAATGCCCTGTTGGAGGCGATGGCCTGTGGGTGTGCTGTGATCGCCAGCGATGCCGGGGGCATTCCAGAAATCATCGACCATGGCCAGAATGGGTTTCTCCTGGCCCGCTCACAACTGCACCATCTGGGAGAAGCCGTCCTGGAGTTTCTAGCCCTCGATGCAGCGACCCGCGATCGCATCCGCCAGGCGGCCCAGGCCCGCATCCAGGCTGAATTTTCCCCAGAGCAGGAACGACAGCGGCTTCAGTCCGTGATCGCTCGCCTAATCCCCAGCCCTTCATAA